The nucleotide window CGCCATGTCGGTGATGTTGACGATCGTGTTGTTGAAGGTCGCCTTCACGTGGGCGACCCCCTCGCTCTCGACGTTGCGCTTCGCCTTCGGACGCGCGCCCTGCTTCGGCTTCGCCATTCGCTCGCTTCCTGGAATGTGTCTCGCGGCCTACCGCGACTCAGGTACCGCTCCCCGCCGCGGACGCGGCGGGGTGATCGCCGGGCGCGGACGCCCGGCACACCGCTTACTTCTTGCCGGGCTTCTTCTTGCCGGCGATGGCGCGGCGCGGACCCTTCTTGGTCCGGGCGTTGGTGTGCGTACGCTGGCCGCGGACGGGGAGACCCCGCCGGTGACGAAGCCCGCGGTACGAACCGATGTCCATCAGCCGCTTGATGTTGCGGGCGATCTCCGAACGGAGCGCGCCCTCCACCCGGATCCGGGTGTCGATGATCCGGCGCAGGCGGTTGACGTCCTCGTCGTTCAGCGCATGCACCCGGGTGTCCGGGTTCACGCCCGCCTCGGCGAGGATCTTCTGCGACGTCGAGCGACCGATCCCGAAGATGTACGTCAGGCCGATCTCGATCCGCTTCTCGCGCGGAAGGTCGACCCCGGCGATACGAGCCATCGTGCCTCCTGAAAGTGCCGGACCTGTGGATTAACCCTGGCGCTGCTTGTGGCGCGGGTTCTTCTTGCAGATGATGCGAACAACGCCACGCCGCCGGATCACCTTGCAGTGCTCACAGATCGGCTTAACACTCGCGCGGACCTTCATCGTCGCCTCTCTGGTCGTAATTAAACTGGAGCCTTGAAATGTACGCCATTCCGCGCGGTCCCGCAACCCCTCCCGGGGTCAGGAACGCGCCGCGGCGTCCCTGCCGAGCAGCTCCAGGATCTCGCCCTGTACCTGCTCGATCGGACGGTCGCCGTCGACTGCGTGGAGCGGGACGCCCGATTCGCGGTAGTACGCGACCAGCGGCTCGGTGGTGGTCCGGTACACCTGGAGGCGGTGCCGGACCGTTTCCTCACGGTCGTCCTCGCGCTGCACGCACCGGTCGGCGACCCCCGCCGGCGGGGGGTTGTGCTCCACGTGGTACACGCGCCCGGTCTCCGGGTCGGTGCGGCGGCCCGTCATCCGCCGGACGATCGCGTCCTCCGGCACCTCTATGGAGACCACCGCGTCGATCGAGCGATCCAGCTCCCCGAGCATGCGGTCCAGGCTCTTCGCCTGGGCCGCGTTGCGCGGGTAGCCGTCGAAGATGGCGCCCCCGGCGGCGTCCGGCTGCGAGAGCCGCTCCCGCACCATCCCAAGGATCACCTCGTCGGGG belongs to Longimicrobiaceae bacterium and includes:
- a CDS encoding adenylate kinase, which codes for MDLILLGAPGAGKGTQGALLAEKLGIPKIATGDMLREAVRDGTELGREARRFMDAGELVPDEVILGMVRERLSQPDAAGGAIFDGYPRNAAQAKSLDRMLGELDRSIDAVVSIEVPEDAIVRRMTGRRTDPETGRVYHVEHNPPPAGVADRCVQREDDREETVRHRLQVYRTTTEPLVAYYRESGVPLHAVDGDRPIEQVQGEILELLGRDAAARS
- the rpsM gene encoding 30S ribosomal protein S13, which encodes MARIAGVDLPREKRIEIGLTYIFGIGRSTSQKILAEAGVNPDTRVHALNDEDVNRLRRIIDTRIRVEGALRSEIARNIKRLMDIGSYRGLRHRRGLPVRGQRTHTNARTKKGPRRAIAGKKKPGKK
- the rpmJ gene encoding 50S ribosomal protein L36, which produces MKVRASVKPICEHCKVIRRRGVVRIICKKNPRHKQRQG